The genomic interval CGGGATGATCCGGGCGTTGTGCACCATCTCGTTCAGGATCGCCACGTAGCCGGGCGCCTGGAAGATCATCACGTTGTTGTTGTAGGTGCCCGACGTCATCGGCGGGCCCGCGTTGAAGCCCATGATGCAGCGGTCGAACATGCTCCGGTTCTCGTAGGAGTCGTACATGTGCTCGCGCCGGTACGCCGCCCGCTCGCGACCGCGCGCGATGGCCTCCTCCGTGCGGGGCGGCCGCCGTCCGTTCGGCGGATCGACGATCAGCGAGGTCCGCTTGTCGGAGGTCAGCTCGATGCCCCGCTCGTACCAGAACTCGTTGTACGACAGCACGCCGCCCTCGGACCGCGGCCGGTAGAAGAGTGCGCCCTTCTCCGGGTCGAAGAGGTCACGGTTGCGGCGGATGCGCTCCGACGCTTCGAACTGCGCCGCCTCCTCCGCGCCGAGCGTCTCCACGCCCTCGAACTGCTGCGGTCGCTCCAGCGGCGTCAGCGTGCGGAAGGTGAAGATGCCCGAGACGTCCGGCTGGCCGTCGGGCGTGCGCAACGGCATCGTCCGGTCGCCCGTCTGGGCCAGCACGGCCGGCGCGGCCAGGGCGAGGAGGAGCAGCACGGTGCAGAGGGCGGCGAAGGTCTTTCTCGGCATGGTCGGTCTCGTCTTCTCGTGCGTGTCGATGAGGAGCGCGGGATATTGCCGACGGGTTGCCCCGCAGGATCCGAAACAGCTTACATCAGGCGGAAGCCCCCATCGTTGCGGGTCATTCCGCCGCCGGCCTGCGGTCGAAGGCGAAGGACCGGATCGAGCCCGGGAGAGCCTGCGGTGTCGCCGCCGTGTTCGACGCCAATCGAGTCGTCGTCGGAACGAGACACGCCGTGTACCGTATGGCCAATACGTACGTCAGGTCGCGCAAGAGGAAACTGCGGAATGGAACCGATCATCGACCATATCGAGATTACCGTGCGCGACATGCGCGTCGCTGCGCCGTTCTACGACAAGCTGCTTCCGCTCCTGGGCTTCGATCTCAAGAACCGGAACAGCGCCGTGCTGGACGATCACGAGCTGCACGTCGTCGAGTACCTGCACCCGCGGTTGGGGTTCGCCATCAATTCGCCGAGGAGCGCTTTTCGGACCGATGCGGTCAATCGCCGCAGGCCCGGCGCGCTGCATCACCTTGCATTCAGGGCGAAGTCCCGCGCCGAGGTCGATCGGCTGCACCGCGAGGTGTCGACGATCGGAGCCGAGATCGTGAGCCCGCCGCGGGAGTACCCGGAGTACGTGCCGCCGGGCTACTATGCGCTCTTCTTCAAGGACCTCGAGGGCATCAAGTACGAGATCGTCCACACGCCGTAGCGGTCGGGATCCGGGACTGACGCCTCTGCGGCGCAGACTCCTAGCGGGCGCCGCCCCCGCCGGTGGTGGTGTCCAACGAGAACGGATCCGGGCCGCGCCCTTCGGCGAACGCCTGCTCCATCATCCGGTGGCCGATGAACATCGCCGGCAATCCGTAGTTCCCCTCGTGGCACCGCGGCTCGTAGTAGATCCGGTTCTGCAGGTCGCTCTGGCGCCGCAGCTCCTGCCGGACCGTCCACGGCGCCGTCCAGACGGTCGGATCCTCGATGGTCGCCTCGTAGACGAGCGTGTCGGCGTCGACCACGGTGTACCGCTCGACGAGCCTCCGGTTCTCGGACGAGGCGCGATACGGGAACTTCGGGGAGAAGTTGGTGGTCTCGATGACCAGCGTGTCGCCCTCCCAGCGCCCCCGCGAGTCGCCGTGGCGAAGACGGACCCGGCTCGGCGGATGGTCGCCGCCCAGATTGACGACGCGCTGGAAGCCCTGGCCCTGCCCGACGTCGTAGGCGATCGCCAGGGCGCCCTCGCCCTGGGTGATGCGCCGGTGCCCGTTGAAGTCGGGCGTGGCGCCCAGCATGCACCGGTCGCCGAGGCTCTGGTCTTCGGGCCCGTCGTGGCGGTTCATCCGCAGCGTGTTGTAGAAGGGCGGGATGTCGAACCGGCGCGGCGACACCGGCCCGTATTCCCCGCCCTCGCAGCCCGGCGCCTGCTGCTCGCAGGTCGGCGTGTTCCGCATCAGCATCGTCCGCCAGTCGCGCTTGACGTCCTCCTGCCGCTGCGCCTCCGGGGTCAGGGCCGGGATGCGCCCGTTCGGGGGATCGACGACGAGCGACGTGCGCGGACCCGCCGGCTTCGCCGAGCTGAAGACCGCGTTGTAGGCCCCGGACACGTCCTGCGCGCTCCCGCGCGGACCGCGGATGTTGCGCCCCGGGTCGAACCGGCGCGCGTCATCGCGGGCAGCGCGCTCTTCCGCGGTCGCGAATTCCCGATCGCCCAGCTCGGGCGCCCGTTCGAAGGGCGTGTCCCAGACGTCGAGCCAGATCCCATCGAGAGCCGGATGTCCCCACTCGGTCCTGCCGATCTCCTGCCCCGCCACCGGAGCGGCGGCGAGCTGGAAAACCACCAGGACGGCGGCCAGCGCCATCGCGACACGGAATGAATCGAGCAGTCGTCGCTGCATGTCCCGACCTCCTCGAATGCCGCTCGGCAACCCGCGCACTCGACGCGGGCCATGCGGGAAAGTTGACCCGACCATCATAGTGCGCGGCTACTGGTTGGACAACGGCCTTCCGTGTGCGCGGCGCGGTGCGTCCCCTCCGTGGAAAGGCTTGGCGTACACTCGCAGCACCCATGCCGCAGCTCGAGCACATCGACGCCATCGAACGGCGCCTCTGGAGCGCCGCCGACACGCTGCGCGCGAACTCGAAGTACGCGGGTGCTGAGCACCGCCCTCGGTCTTCCATTACGAGTTCGAGTTCATCCATCCCTTCGAGGACGGCAACGGTCGCCTGGGCCGGCTCTGGCAGACGCTGATCCTGACTCGCTGGAAGCCGCTGTTCGCTCATGTGCCCGTCGAGAGCCTCGTCCGTGCCCGCCAGAGCGACTACTACGAAGCCATCCGGCGGAGCTCGGCGGAAGGCGAAAGCACGGCGTTCGTCGCCTTCATGCTGGAGACGATTCTTGCAGCCGTGCGGACCCCCCATGTGGCCCCCCAGGTTGCGCGTCTGCTTTCCGTGCTGGACGGCGAGATGTCGCTGCGGGAAATCCTGCACGCGCTCGGGCTCCGCGACCGCAAGTCGCTGCGGCAACGATACCTGTTGCCCGCGTTGCAGGGCGGCTGCGTGGAGATGACCCGTCCCGACGCGCCCAGCGCCAGGAATCAGAAGTACCGGCTGACACCGCTGGGGCAGCGTGTGCGGTCGGAAGCGGGCTGAGTCGACCGCGTTGCGGCGGCCTGAACGCTGCGCCGTGCCCCGAATCGGGCACGAGTCGAAAAGGACTCCGGGCCAGGGTCGAGGCGAGAAGTCAGGGCGGGAGTCGTTCTACAGCGGCTCCACCGTCACGTCGCTGATAGCCACGTGCGACAGCAGCCGCATGCTGTTGACCACGTAGTCGGGCGTCAGGGTGTCGACCGGCACCTTCCCGCCGTCGACGGCGTAGTTGTCCTGGTCGGAGAAGAGCACGCCGCCGATCCGATCGAACGCCGTCGCCCGGCGGAAGCGGAGTCCGTTGTCGAAGTCGTAGCCGAACTGCTCGATGCGGCCCGTCTCCGGGTCGAACCAGAAAGTGTAGGCGTCGTCCGCGTCGTTGCTCGTGCCGGGGGTGAACGACACCTTCATGCGGTGCAGGTCGCGGCCGTTCCAGCGGTCGAGGCCTAGGTCCTCGAAGTGGATGTCGCCCCCCTTCAGGGTGTAGGGCAGCAGGGGGAAGAAGACGCGCGCATTGGCGAAAGCGGTGGCGCGCCGCTCGCCCTCGGCGTCCAGCTCGACCTCTTCGCCGCCGCGCCACTCGGTGACGCCGTCGTTGTTCAGGCGCACGCGGCGCTCCGGCCGGTCGCCGCGGGCCGGGTCGGTCACGGTGAACTCGAACTCGCCCCCGTTGCGGGTCGCTTCTATGTCGAAGCTCCCCGACAGCGACGTGATCGTCATCGTCATCCGCGAGCTCTCGTAGAGGTCGCCGCCGTGGTACGCGATGGACTGCGCGACGATAGCGGGCAGGTCTGCGTCGGGTGCGGCGGCTCCCCCACAGGCAGCCGAGACGGCGACGGCGCTGGCGAGTGCTCCGGCGATGGCATGGCGTGCGTGCATGGCGACTTCCTTCAGTCTGACCGGTTCATTGCGTCTTCACCACAGTTTACCGCGGTCGTCGGCGCGCGTTTGCCGGCCAGCGGCGCGACGATCGTCAGCGGGAGCCTGCCGCCGGCGGCGTCGTTCGCCGGTATCGCAGCTCGCGGAGCGAACAGCCGGCGCGTTCCAGAAGGATCCGCGTCTCGCCGTCGGCACGGAAGCCCATCGAATGGAAGAACTGCCGCGCCGTCTCGTTCGACTCCAGCTCCCAGAGCTCCACCCCGGTGAAACCTCGGGCCCCGGCGTCCGCCAGCGACCGCTCGCACAGCAGCCGGCCTGCGCCTCGACGCCAATGCGAGGGGTGCACGAAGAGCGCCCAGATTTCGCCGGTCGCGCCCGCCGCGCGGACGCCGGGCGCCGAACGCAGCGTGCAGAACCCCACCACCGCGGAGCCGTCGCAGGCCACGAGGGTGGTGCTGACCCGGGGTCGCTCGAGGCATCGTCTCCACCCGGGAACGCGGGGCGCCACCTCCGGAGGGTCCAGGACGAGATGCGCGATCCGATCGGGAATCAGCGGTCGATAGGAAGCCTGCAGGCCGGCGGTGTGCACCGTCGCAATGGCCTCGGCATCGGCGACGTCGGCGCTGCGGATCGTGACGCTCATTCGGCATCCTGCATTTCTTGCGCAGACGATGCGCCACATGGTGAGCCGCCGAGCAAGGTCTTCGGCGGACGGGGTTCAGCGCCGCTCTCGGAGGCGTTCCCGAATCGCTTCCCGCCTCTCCTCCTGAAGCTCCTCGTACGCCTCGAGCTGCGCGTCGGTCAGCACGTCGTCGAGTGCGTCCATGGCTCGCTCCTGCACGCCATCGAGATCGCGACGCAGCCGGCGGGCCCGGAAGAACCCGAGTCGGCCGGTGGATTCCGAACCGTTCCGCAGGTCGATCCCGTATTCGCGGAGCACCTCGAGCCGGGCCTCGAACGCGGCCTGGAGGATCGGTCCGACCCGCTCGACCTGGGCATCGGTCAGGCCGAGCCGGGTGCGGGTTGCCTGGAACTGGAGCCGAAACTGTTCGACCGCCTCCGCCCCACCCGCCTGCGGTGAAGGCGCCGTCGGCTCCCTCTCCGCCGCGAGCGCCGCGGAGCAGGCGATTGCCGCGACGATGATGATCGCCACGCTGGCCCTGGTACTCATGACCTCAGGGTACCATACGGCCGCAGCCGAACCGTCTGCTTGCGCCATCATCGATAATCACCGGATGCCCGACCGCGTTCGTGTCTTCGGCCCGGCCACCGCCTCCAACCTCGGTCCCGGCTTCGACGTGCTGGGTCTGGCCCTCGAACGCCCCGGCGACCTCGTCGAGGCCGAGTTCCGCGACGAGCCGGGCGTGGAGATCGTCGAGGTGACCGGCGCCGACTCGCTCAACACCAACCCGCGCGAGAACGTGGTCGGCATCGCCGCCGCCGCGGCGCTCGAACTGTTGCGGGCCGCTGACCGCGGCGTCCGTCTGTGGTTGCACAAGCGGATGCCCCTCGGCAGCGGTCTCGGCAGCTCGGCCGCCAGCAGTGTCGGAGGCGCCGTGGCGGTCGATGCGTTGTTCGGCGGCGTGCTCTCGACCGACGACCTCGTTGCCTGCGCCCTGCGCGGGGAGGCGGCGGCTTCCGGCACCGCGCACGCCGACAACGTGGCGCCCAGCGTGCTAGGCGGCATCGTCCTCATCCGCGCCGCCGACCCGTTGGACCTGATCCGGCTGCCGGTGCCCGAACCCCTCCGCGTCGTGCTCGTCCACCCCCACGCGCAGGTGCTCACCGCCGAGGCGCGGCGGCTGGTGGCCGAGCGGCGGTTCACCATCGGGCAGGCGGTCGCCAATCTCGGCAACGTCGCGGCGCTGGTCACGGCGCTGCACAGCGGGGACCTGGCCCTGCTTGGCCGCAGCATCCAGGATGCGCTGGTGGAGCCGGTTCGTGCGCCCCTCGTGCCTGCCTTCGACGAGGTCAAGCGGGCCGCGCTCGACGCCGGCGCGCTCGGTTGCTCCATTTCCGGCTCGGGGCCGAGCGTGCTCGCCTTCGCCGACTCGGATGCCATGGCCGCGGCCGTGGCCGACGCGATGCAGGCGACGTTCGCGGCGGCCGGTCTCGAGAGCGACCGCTACGTCGGGCCGGTCAACACCGCCGGCGCTTGCGTCCTGGCGTGAGTAGGTATACTCATCAGTATGAGTACACGCCTGCAGATCGTCATGTCCGAAGCCGAGGTGGCGTCGTTGCGCCAGGTTGCCCGTCGCGCCGGGTTGACCGTGAGCGAATGGGCGCGGCGAGCGCTGCGTGCGGCGCGCAATGCTCAGGCCGTTCCGAGCCCGGCAAGCAAGCTGCAGGCGCTCGAGCGTGCCCTGGGCTGCAATCATCCCACCGGCGACATCGACGAGATGCTCTCCGACATCGAGCGCGGCCGTGATCTTCGTTGACTCCAACGTGCCGATGTACCTGGTAGGTGCGCACCACCCGAATCGGGACCGGGTCGCGGAGTTCCTCGGGGCGCACGCCGCCAGCGACTACGTCACGAGTGCGGAGGTGTATCAGGAGATCGTGCACCACTACGTTGCCGTCGATCGGCGCGCCGCGATTGCAGACGCATTTCGGCTTCTCGACGATCTGGTGACCACGGTATTCCCGATCGTCCGTGAAGACGTTTCCGTTGCGCACACGATCGCCAACGAGCAGCACGCACTCTCGGCGCGTGACTGCCTTCACTTGGCTGTCATGGAGCGTCGAGGGGTGAAGACGGCGCTGACCTGCGACACGGCGTTCGCGCTCAGGCCCGGGATCGAGTGCGTCCCGTAGTTTGCGAGCGGCCCGCAGGCCTCGGTCGGTACCGCCGGCGCACGGGAGGTGCAGGCGGGGAGCGCCGTCAAGGCGCCGTCGACGGTGATTCGCCGCGCCGCGGCCGCTGCAGCGCCAGGAAGAAGGCCGCCGACATGCCCGCCGCGCCGAACAGCATGCACATCACCATGATCTGGTAGCGCACCGCTATCAGCGGGGAGACGCCCGACAGGATCTGGCCGGTCATCATCCCCGGCAGCGACACGAGGCCGACGGCGAAGAGCGTGTTGACCTGCGGGATCAGTGCGGAGCGCATGGCGATGGGGCGTGCGTCGACGTACGGCGCCCCGCGGGCGAGCTCGGCGTCGAGCCGCTCTGCCGACAGGCTGACCGCGTTCATCGAGGCGGCGAACACCATGCCGCCCAGCGGTATCAGGACCGTCGGGTCGTGCCACGGCTCGGCCGCGAGGACGCCCTGCGTGACGAGGGCGAGGGTGGACAGGCCGCTGGCGCAGATTGCGGCCAGGGCCTGCGGGTAGACCGCCCTGCGGCGGCGCGCCACCGGCCGCAAGGAGATCCAGCCCGCCGCGGCGAGCATCACCGTCAGCGTGCCGAGCACGACCGCCGGGTGGCTCGTGCCGAAGATGAACGTCAGTACGTAGCCCACCAGCGCGAGCTGCGCCACCATGCGTCCGATGCCGTACAGCGCGGCGCCGGCGCCGGCCGACCAGCGGTGGAGGATGGCGAGCACCACCAGCGCCGGCAGCAGGGAGAGACTGAGGTTCGTGAGCGGAATCGCGTCGACGGAGCCGGTCATGTTGCCGTGGAGCATACCGCGGGGTGGTGGCTCGCGGCCGGCTCTCTCGGGGTGGCCGTCCGGGCGATACGACCGGGCGGGGCGGGCAGCCGGGGGGAGAACCCAGGGGAGAACCCGGCCGTTGGGAACAGGAGCCCGAGCGGGAGCGGCGCGCCGCGCCCCGCCCGGGCCGGAGCTCTATTCCGCGTTGACTGCCGGCGCCGGGTCCGACGACGGCCCGGGCGGCGGTGAGGGCGGCGCGGCCACCGGAATCACCGTCGCCTCCGGCATGATGAACCAGGCCAGCGCGTAGGCGAAGATGCCGCAGATCACGAAGCCGGGGAAGATGGAGAGCAGGACCCACAGGATGCGTACCGCCGTGACGTCGACGGTGAAGTACTCGGCCAGGCCGCCGCAAACGCCTGCCACCGTGACGTTGTCGGCCGACCGCTGCATGCGCCTGCGCCCGACGATGATGGGCTCGGAGGCGGGCTCCGCTTCCGGCACGATGATCCAGGCGACGACGTAGGCGAGCACGCCGAGCAGG from Acidobacteriota bacterium carries:
- a CDS encoding glyoxalase, which codes for MEPIIDHIEITVRDMRVAAPFYDKLLPLLGFDLKNRNSAVLDDHELHVVEYLHPRLGFAINSPRSAFRTDAVNRRRPGALHHLAFRAKSRAEVDRLHREVSTIGAEIVSPPREYPEYVPPGYYALFFKDLEGIKYEIVHTP
- a CDS encoding GNAT family N-acetyltransferase; amino-acid sequence: MWRIVCARNAGCRMSVTIRSADVADAEAIATVHTAGLQASYRPLIPDRIAHLVLDPPEVAPRVPGWRRCLERPRVSTTLVACDGSAVVGFCTLRSAPGVRAAGATGEIWALFVHPSHWRRGAGRLLCERSLADAGARGFTGVELWELESNETARQFFHSMGFRADGETRILLERAGCSLRELRYRRTTPPAAGSR
- a CDS encoding homoserine kinase, with the protein product MARSCTPSRSRRSRRARKNPSRPVDSEPFRRSIPYSRSTSSRASNAAWRIGPTRSTWASVRPSRVRVAWNWSRNCSTASAPPACGEGAVGSLSAASAAEQAIAATMMIATLALVLMTSGYHTAAAEPSACAIIDNHRMPDRVRVFGPATASNLGPGFDVLGLALERPGDLVEAEFRDEPGVEIVEVTGADSLNTNPRENVVGIAAAAALELLRAADRGVRLWLHKRMPLGSGLGSSAASSVGGAVAVDALFGGVLSTDDLVACALRGEAAASGTAHADNVAPSVLGGIVLIRAADPLDLIRLPVPEPLRVVLVHPHAQVLTAEARRLVAERRFTIGQAVANLGNVAALVTALHSGDLALLGRSIQDALVEPVRAPLVPAFDEVKRAALDAGALGCSISGSGPSVLAFADSDAMAAAVADAMQATFAAAGLESDRYVGPVNTAGACVLA
- a CDS encoding type II toxin-antitoxin system VapC family toxin, which encodes MLRPFRARQASCRRSSVPWAAIIPPATSTRCSPTSSAAVIFVDSNVPMYLVGAHHPNRDRVAEFLGAHAASDYVTSAEVYQEIVHHYVAVDRRAAIADAFRLLDDLVTTVFPIVREDVSVAHTIANEQHALSARDCLHLAVMERRGVKTALTCDTAFALRPGIECVP
- a CDS encoding ABC transporter permease, translated to MTGSVDAIPLTNLSLSLLPALVVLAILHRWSAGAGAALYGIGRMVAQLALVGYVLTFIFGTSHPAVVLGTLTVMLAAAGWISLRPVARRRRAVYPQALAAICASGLSTLALVTQGVLAAEPWHDPTVLIPLGGMVFAASMNAVSLSAERLDAELARGAPYVDARPIAMRSALIPQVNTLFAVGLVSLPGMMTGQILSGVSPLIAVRYQIMVMCMLFGAAGMSAAFFLALQRPRRGESPSTAP
- a CDS encoding PspC domain-containing protein gives rise to the protein MFPKPLRRSQVDRKLAGICGGIARYLDTDPVFIRVAWVILSIVPGTILLGVLAYVVAWIIVPEAEPASEPIIVGRRRMQRSADNVTVAGVCGGLAEYFTVDVTAVRILWVLLSIFPGFVICGIFAYALAWFIMPEATVIPVAAPPSPPPGPSSDPAPAVNAE